In the genome of Flavobacterium panacagri, one region contains:
- the rpsF gene encoding 30S ribosomal protein S6 encodes MNHYETVFILNPVLSEVQVKETVTKFEEFLTSRGAEMVSKEDWGLKKMAYEIQNKKSGFYHLFEFKVAGEVLVAFETEFRRDERVMRFLTVSLDKHAISWAERRRAKLKSTKA; translated from the coding sequence ATGAATCATTATGAAACTGTTTTCATTTTAAATCCCGTTTTATCTGAGGTTCAGGTGAAGGAAACAGTAACGAAATTTGAAGAATTTCTTACTAGTAGAGGAGCTGAAATGGTATCGAAAGAGGATTGGGGTCTTAAAAAAATGGCTTACGAAATCCAAAACAAAAAAAGTGGTTTTTACCATTTATTCGAATTCAAAGTAGCTGGAGAAGTTCTTGTAGCTTTTGAAACTGAATTCAGACGTGACGAAAGAGTTATGCGTTTCTTAACTGTAAGTTTAGACAAACATGCTATTTCATGGGCGGAAAGAAGAAGAGCTAAATTAAAATCTACTAAAGCGTAA
- the rpsR gene encoding 30S ribosomal protein S18, whose amino-acid sequence MSTIEQSAKGKKDGDIRYLTPLNIETNKTKKYCRFKKSGIKYIDYKDADFLLKFVNEQGKILPRRLTGTSLKYQRKVSVAVKRARHLALMPYVADLLK is encoded by the coding sequence ATGTCTACAATTGAGCAATCTGCAAAAGGAAAAAAAGACGGAGATATCAGATATTTAACGCCTTTAAACATTGAAACTAACAAAACTAAAAAGTATTGCCGTTTCAAAAAATCAGGAATCAAATACATCGATTATAAAGATGCTGATTTCTTATTGAAATTCGTAAATGAGCAAGGAAAAATTCTTCCTCGTCGTTTAACTGGAACTTCATTAAAATACCAAAGAAAAGTTTCTGTAGCTGTAAAAAGAGCTCGTCACTTAGCTTTAATGCCATACGTGGCCGATTTATTAAAATAA
- the rplI gene encoding 50S ribosomal protein L9 yields MELILKQDVQNLGFKDDVVSVKPGYGRNFLIPQGFAVLATPSAKKVLAENLKQRAHKEAKIVADAKSLAETIKALEIKISAKAGGEKLFGSITNIDIAEALEKSGNAIDRKFITSGIVKRIGKYNASIRLHRDVIVELPYEIVAEK; encoded by the coding sequence ATGGAACTTATTTTAAAACAAGACGTACAAAACTTAGGATTTAAAGATGATGTAGTATCTGTAAAACCTGGTTACGGTCGTAACTTTTTAATTCCTCAAGGATTTGCAGTTTTAGCAACTCCTTCTGCTAAAAAAGTTTTAGCTGAAAACCTAAAACAAAGAGCACACAAAGAAGCTAAAATTGTTGCTGATGCTAAATCTTTAGCTGAAACTATTAAAGCTCTTGAAATTAAAATTAGCGCAAAAGCTGGTGGAGAGAAACTTTTTGGTTCTATCACTAATATTGATATCGCTGAAGCTTTAGAGAAATCTGGAAATGCTATCGATAGAAAATTCATCACTAGCGGTATCGTTAAACGTATTGGAAAATACAATGCAAGCATCCGTTTACACAGAGATGTAATCGTTGAATTACCATACGAAATCGTTGCTGAAAAGTAA
- a CDS encoding DUF6495 family protein: MKYTRLTKEQFDELHAEFASFLATQTIDRKEWEELKENKPEVAEQELDVFSDLIWEGVLSRAEYLEHFSKNHIFLFHCFDTYIKSIVLKSLSPETDFLTKEGLQWLSDNMFTDNIEMKVGKKVFTDERNISIFELIKQGAFLSDGQLFNQINTIIES, from the coding sequence ATGAAATACACAAGATTAACAAAAGAACAGTTTGATGAATTACATGCTGAATTTGCAAGTTTTTTGGCAACTCAAACAATTGATAGAAAAGAATGGGAAGAGCTTAAAGAAAATAAACCTGAAGTAGCAGAACAAGAGCTGGATGTGTTCTCAGATTTAATCTGGGAGGGTGTGTTGTCGAGAGCAGAATATTTGGAACATTTTTCTAAGAATCATATTTTTTTGTTTCATTGTTTTGATACTTATATAAAATCGATCGTTTTGAAATCTCTGTCACCTGAGACGGATTTTTTAACAAAAGAAGGACTTCAATGGTTAAGTGATAATATGTTTACAGATAATATTGAAATGAAAGTAGGGAAAAAAGTGTTTACTGATGAAAGAAATATTTCAATTTTTGAATTGATTAAACAAGGTGCATTTTTAAGTGACGGACAATTATTTAACCAAATTAATACGATTATTGAGTCGTAA